One window of Lathamus discolor isolate bLatDis1 chromosome 22, bLatDis1.hap1, whole genome shotgun sequence genomic DNA carries:
- the CDCA2 gene encoding cell division cycle-associated protein 2: MRGRPKNVNVPLKVKENESVCPEEKEEAVCPDLSKGRKVCKVTKSKVIKASKKEKVSDWDQAQLQECTLRYSTGLGKESCHSKKEDGSCPYTKSFPDAPTRDVVIEPPLPLNNKENLSRNRPVSLGGECYVTPNRNKAEESDCGISEKRGKNVVFAAVTTGEFGITQASFTVPSLGKSPTPSKFRRRSTIGVRGSPENNTLIQYLAQQRSNRKKAAFAQQVSPLKYKPARSLKDKIDAFQTSFKSVQEAEAETGSSGLSQVDAASQGTGSSQNKVCFTEEQNLDQCGEKLMSGDNGADLKENPRLNLTSSSKPDTEILSSCQDASVTEPAPAVSKEWVYEQHNPSESLETVATKDVLETGHDSSCEHITKDITSNVMSDLSRRIVSFAEEPSLGMCDESKAAVTPQHLGRGTLPEHRESGSLLRSVLKKTLTKEYSSVIDRGGGESLAVSSCAETFEAVQTEKTETWSSKKLKKRVTFGEVLSPEIFDEALPANTPLRKGATPVRHPGLQSNSPSARSSLLEEPFPQLNFDCSNECIEPLQESLEASVAAEDLLPVETAEVAESDKSDTTNTPSSTKRKCSTISEETDFSISKATSKQNAKDTQNPGKNKVQRQRNITTSAAKKTQKVKYTGYGKRRRKKVKKSLYGERKMASKKPLLSPIPEIPELFSASSSNSTKATAFFSEDVLLEDTKSGNAGKDVQQKLVAEEIGGKGTHVVHTSSGSEDLDAGEASSPSDKVFQVPEGDLEPVSGNEKEFSNAVPDAKCAFDTSDHFQQGEETACIKKAKESGFLIENWKLQENLLKEAEQLTGLELLHQQDMSEHADAQRTQCPQKDSARSGPPRGRRRRSSSAMCFLPIGNCLPFCSYNVEEILSAPHLEKKKSDNSGGKRVRRSMRLHEGAEIEGLAWIQVPSEIQKSPPLVASACKTRRTISTSTLTESENFHHKGQNLLQFSAPGKNNDSVNLADRPSKRWRRKSMYELTAQETRTYSPTRRRSRRHSVYRKDRSNQNHDDEVEILLENNI; the protein is encoded by the exons ATGCGCGGGCGACCTAAGAATGTAAATGTTCCCCTGaaagttaaagaaaatgagagtgTCTGtcctgaagagaaggaggaggccGTTTGCCCTGATCTCTCAAAAGGCCGGAAGGTTTGCAAAGTGACTAAATCAAAAGTCATCAAGGCATCCAAGAAGGAGAAAGTCAGTGACTGGGACCAAGCGCAGTTGCAAGAATGCACCCTGAGATACAGCACAGGCCTTGGGAAGGAATCGTGCCACAGCAAGAAAGAGGATGGTAGCTGTCCGTATACTAAGAGCTTTCCTGATGCACCAACAAGGGATGTGGTCATTGAACCTCCCTTGCCTTTGAACAACAAGGAAAATTTGTCACGAAATAGGCCTGTTTCTTTGGGTGGTGAATGCTACGTGACACCTAATAGGAACAAAGCAGAAGAATCTGATTGTGGAATATCAGAGAAACGGggaaaaaatgttgtttttGCAGCTGTAACAACTGGTGAATTTGGGATTACTCAAGCAAGCTTCACTGTACCATCTCTTG ggaAATCTCCAACTCCATCAAAATTTCGCAGAAGATCAACAATTGGAGTACGGGGGTCACCAGAAAATAACACCCTTATTCAGTATCTTGCCCAGCAGagaagcaacaggaaaaaagcagcttttgcacAG CAGGTTAgtcctttaaaatacaaacctGCCAGGTCATTAAAGGACAAGATAGATGCTTTTcaaacatcttttaaatcagtacaagaagctgaagcagaaaCTGGCTCCTCTGGACTGTCACAAGTGGATGCTGCTTCCCAGGGAACAGGCTCTT CTCAGAACAAAGTATGTTTTACAGAAGAGCAGAACCTGGATCAGTGCGGTGAAAAGTTAATGTCTGGTGACAATGGAGCTGATCTGAAAGAGAATCCAAGACTAAATTTGACCAGCAGCAGTAAGCCTGATACCGAGATCTTGTCTTCATGCCAAGATGCATCTGTCACTgagcctgctcctgctgtttcaAAG GAATGGGTTTATGAGCAACACAATCCTAGTGAGTCGTTGGAGACTGTTGCAACTAAAGATGTCTTAGAAACAGGCCATG ATTCCAGTTGTGAGCACATCACTAAAGACATTACAAGTAATGTTATGTCAGATCTAAGCAGAAGGATAGTCAGCTTTGCAGAAGAACCCAGCCTGGGAATGTGCGATGAAAGCAAGGCAGCAGTCACACCACAGCACTTAGGAAGGGGTACCCTACCTGAGCACAGAGAGAGCGGCTCCCTCTTGCGATCCGTGCTGAAGAAAACGCTGACCAAG GAATACTCAAGTGTGATtgacagaggaggaggtgaaTCTCTTGCAGTCTCCAGTTGTGCAGAAACCTTTGAAGCAGTGCAAACAG agaaaacagaaacatggaGCTCCAAAAAGCTAAAGAAGAGAGTCACTTTTGGAGAAGTCCTGAGCCCAGAAATATTTGATGAAGCTTTACCCGCAAATACTCCATTGCGCAAAGGAGCAACCCCGGTCAGACATCCAGGCCTACAAAGCAACAGCCCTTCTGCAAGGTCAAGTCTCCTTGAGGAACCATTCCCGCAGCTGAACTTTGATTGCAGCAAT GAATGTATTGAGCCTCTTCAAGAGTCACTGGAGGCTTCTGTTGCTGCAGAAGACCTTTTACCTGTTGAAACTGCAGAAG TAGCAGAAAGTGACAAATCTGATACGACAAACACTCCTTCTTCTACTAAAAGGAAG TGTAGCACCATTTCAGAGGAGACAGATTTCAGTATCTCAAAAGCCACAAGTAAACAGAATGCTAAGGATACTCAAAATCCAGGAAAGAACAAAGTTCAAAGACAAAGGAACATAACCACGTCTGCTGCCAAAAAGACACAA aaagtaaaatatacaggctatgggaaaagaagaaggaaaaaagtaaaaaagtctTTATACGGGGAGAGAAAGATGGCTTCTAAGAAACCTCTTCTCAGCCCTATCCCTGAAATTCCAGAGCTTTTCTCTGCCTCATCTTCAAACTCAACAAAGgcaactgcatttttttcag AGGATGTACTTTTAGAGGATACCAAATCTGGAAATGCTGGCAAGGATGTTCAACAGAAGCTGGTGGCTGAAGAAATAGGAGGGAAAGGCACCCATGTGGTTCATACATCCTCAGGCTCTGAGGACCTGGATGCAGGAGAAGCcagcagccccagtgacaaAGTGTTCCAGGTGCCAGAGGGTGATCTGGAGCCTGTGTCTGGCAATGAAAAGGAG TTTTCAAATGCTGTGCCAGATGCAAAGTGTGCTTTTGATACATCTGACCATTTCCAACAAGGTGAAGAGACTGCCTgtataaaaaaggcaaaagaaagtgGTTTCTTGATAGAAAATTGGAAACTACAAGAAAATCTCCTCaaagaggcagagcagctgacAGGGCTGGAGCTTCTGCACCAACAGGACATGAGTGAACATGCAGATGCCCAAAGAACTCAGTGTCCACAAAAGGATTCTGCAAGAAGTGGTCCaccaagaggaagaagaagaagaagcagcagtgccATGTGTTTTCTTCCCATTGGAAACTGTCTTCCATTTTGTTCTTATAATGTGGAAGAAATCCTCTCTGCTCCtcatctagaaaaaaaaaagagtgataACAGTGGTGGAAAGAGAGTGAGGCGCAGCATGAGACTACATGAAGGTGCAGAAATTGAAGGACTTGCATGGATTCAAGTACCCAGTGAGATCCAGAAGAGCCCTCCCCTGGTAGCTTCTGCTTGCAAAACCAGAAGGACAATAAGCACATCCACCCTTACAGAATCTGAGAACTTTCACCACAAAGGACAAAATCTTCTCCAGTTTTCAGCACCAGGGAAGAACAATGACTCTGTTAATCTTGCTGATAGGCCTTCCAAaagatggaggaggaaaagcatgtATGAACTCACAGCTCAAGAAACAAGAACTTACTCTCCAACCCGGAGAAGGAGCAGAAGACATTCTGTATACAGGAAGGACAGAAGTAACCAGAATCATGATGATGAAGTAGAAATACTTcttgaaaataacatttag